In Desulfovibrio sp. TomC, the following proteins share a genomic window:
- a CDS encoding methyl-accepting chemotaxis protein → MRSIKLRIMLQLILVISIPTTIVLGIIFNTIYDDTVSLHVAAIQKEIRQLENAMVIFTDQAKQNVAQLAADPLLPKVDATLTSYVATTQKPKSVPRADDLLGQEITALFSRVQATHPAYVEVFFGSGDGGFLSSVAGELPAGYDPRKRPWYQEAMQTPDRPIISKAYMSTTGEAVVSVTKVVTDKGRPLGAIGVDISLGVLTKIVKDIRIAKTGYVVFVQGDGVVISDPKNDKYNFKKIGDLGVPALEAAFASPDGSKLVEMDGRRFLALTSTATGLGWKFLTFVEYDELVGPMQSLMWKSALGFAAILAAICGVISFFLNADVFRPLGRMINHLKEIGSGNYQSRLAVRRRDEVGQVYEALNQTSATLLAHVGEIEAKSAEAEHKAAQAEEAAKRAEAATTRAEAARVEGMLHAAERLTGVVDIVTTASSELSTQIGESTQGAEHQSGRINETATAVEQMTASVLEIARNAEGTARLAEQSKAAAEDGGRQMEQVKADVHGISLEFEDVYGSVSDLSYKADGIGSIAQTIEDIADQTNLLALNAAIEAARAGDAGRGFAVVADEVRKLAEKTMTATKEVGEAVAGIRRSVGGTLTGMDRAKQIIEQSMARTDQAAHGLANLLAMFAQSSDQIRAIATAAEEQSSATEEINRHIEEINGIASETVGAMREAARAVADLAEQAVVLKDLICALESERPASRQLPA, encoded by the coding sequence ATGCGCTCCATTAAATTGCGAATCATGCTTCAGTTGATTCTGGTTATCTCCATCCCGACGACTATTGTTTTGGGGATCATCTTCAACACCATTTATGACGACACAGTGTCTCTGCATGTGGCGGCCATCCAGAAGGAGATCAGGCAGCTGGAAAACGCCATGGTCATCTTTACGGATCAGGCCAAACAGAACGTGGCCCAGTTGGCCGCCGATCCGTTGCTGCCCAAGGTCGACGCCACACTGACGTCCTACGTCGCCACGACCCAGAAACCCAAATCCGTCCCCCGGGCCGACGACCTGCTCGGCCAGGAGATCACCGCCCTTTTCAGCCGGGTCCAGGCCACCCATCCCGCCTATGTCGAGGTCTTTTTCGGCTCGGGCGACGGCGGCTTTCTTTCGAGCGTGGCCGGAGAGCTGCCGGCCGGCTATGACCCCAGAAAACGTCCCTGGTATCAGGAAGCCATGCAGACGCCTGACCGGCCGATCATCTCCAAGGCCTACATGTCCACCACCGGCGAGGCCGTGGTCAGCGTCACCAAGGTGGTCACGGACAAGGGGCGCCCCCTGGGGGCCATCGGCGTGGACATCTCGCTTGGCGTACTGACCAAAATCGTCAAGGATATCCGCATAGCCAAAACCGGCTATGTGGTCTTTGTCCAGGGCGACGGGGTGGTCATTTCCGATCCGAAAAACGACAAGTACAATTTCAAGAAGATTGGGGACCTTGGCGTGCCTGCGCTGGAGGCCGCCTTTGCCAGCCCCGACGGCTCCAAACTGGTGGAAATGGACGGCCGGCGTTTTCTGGCCCTGACCTCGACGGCCACGGGGCTTGGCTGGAAGTTTCTGACCTTTGTCGAATACGACGAACTCGTCGGCCCCATGCAAAGCCTCATGTGGAAGTCGGCCCTGGGCTTTGCCGCCATCCTGGCGGCCATTTGCGGCGTCATTTCCTTTTTCCTCAATGCCGACGTGTTCCGTCCGCTCGGGCGCATGATCAACCATCTCAAAGAGATCGGGAGCGGCAATTACCAGTCCCGGTTGGCCGTGCGCCGGCGCGACGAGGTGGGCCAGGTCTACGAGGCGCTCAACCAGACCTCGGCCACGCTTCTGGCCCATGTGGGGGAGATCGAGGCCAAGAGCGCCGAGGCCGAGCACAAGGCCGCCCAGGCCGAAGAGGCGGCCAAGCGGGCCGAGGCGGCCACGACCAGAGCCGAGGCGGCCCGGGTCGAGGGGATGCTCCACGCCGCCGAGCGCCTGACCGGCGTTGTGGACATCGTCACCACAGCCTCTTCGGAACTTTCGACCCAGATCGGCGAATCCACCCAGGGGGCTGAACACCAGTCCGGACGGATCAACGAAACGGCCACGGCCGTGGAGCAGATGACCGCCTCGGTACTGGAAATTGCCCGTAATGCCGAAGGAACCGCCCGGTTGGCCGAACAGTCCAAGGCGGCCGCCGAGGACGGCGGCCGGCAGATGGAACAGGTCAAGGCCGATGTCCACGGCATCAGCCTGGAGTTTGAGGACGTGTACGGCTCGGTGTCGGATCTGAGCTACAAGGCCGACGGCATCGGTTCCATTGCCCAGACCATCGAGGACATTGCCGACCAGACCAATCTGCTGGCCTTAAATGCCGCCATCGAGGCCGCCCGGGCCGGGGATGCCGGCCGGGGCTTTGCCGTGGTGGCCGATGAAGTGCGAAAACTGGCCGAGAAGACCATGACCGCCACCAAGGAAGTGGGCGAGGCTGTGGCCGGCATCCGGCGCAGCGTGGGCGGCACGCTCACCGGTATGGACCGGGCCAAGCAGATCATCGAACAGTCCATGGCCCGCACCGATCAGGCCGCCCATGGGCTGGCCAATCTACTGGCCATGTTTGCCCAGTCTTCGGATCAGATCAGGGCCATTGCCACGGCGGCCGAGGAGCAGTCCTCGGCCACCGAGGAAATCAACCGCCATATCGAGGAAATCAACGGCATCGCCTCGGAGACGGTGGGGGCCATGCGCGAAGCAGCCCGGGCCGTGGCCGATCTGGCCGAACAGGCGGTGGTCCTCAAGGACCTCATCTGCGCCCTGGAATCGGAGCGCCCGGCCAGCCGGCAGCTGCCGGCCTGA
- a CDS encoding SurA N-terminal domain-containing protein, with translation MLDPMRRYAQSWGIKIVFGLIIIVFIFWGVGSTKGDKATVLATVDEQPILIKDYEKSYQENMRLVKNKNPNVTDKELQEGGFRWQVFSNMVTTKLLEAQAQKLGITIPTEELRAEIAKIPAFQNESKQFDPKRYENLLKANDIAPGEFEADFRQQLLLEKLAAMVGLPATVAESEARAIFDFMREQAVIHYIPFSAADFAKSVTISDEQIKTYYDARKDEFATPAQVKIDYVEFTPKGMAKPAEVTDADIEASYKANPKKYERPEQVRVRHILMILPADAPKEVVDAAEARLKAMADKVRQGADFATLIPKDPNNADGIIGEDWAWLPKGSLPKEFGPFEAKAFSLKKDEVSDPVRTSLGLHLIQGGEKQAGGQRSLAEVKDDIRAELAEQRAADKLTKALDAVQEKLASGESLEAAVADEKVAIKSSAFFAKETPPAELGLSEPAVTAIFALKKGQTADAPLSTQDGFLLVRAADVKEAGTEPLEAVKDVIKARLTDDEALKLAKAKADEAAKGMETEDGQKKILAQYKDKITLSAPFTRQGFIPALGMAPVLVQTTFEAKEPGWFKAAYGVSGAYVLAGLDKRIPAEAALWDKEKERWVATLTQSKQTELFRAYLQTLQQGAQVVVVNEDILGPRPKGAGGLPGDAGGK, from the coding sequence ATGCTTGATCCTATGCGGAGATACGCCCAATCCTGGGGTATCAAGATCGTTTTCGGTCTGATCATTATTGTCTTCATCTTTTGGGGCGTTGGCAGCACGAAAGGCGACAAGGCCACCGTGCTGGCCACGGTGGACGAACAGCCCATCCTGATCAAGGACTATGAAAAGTCCTATCAGGAAAATATGCGGCTGGTGAAAAACAAGAACCCCAACGTCACGGACAAGGAACTGCAGGAAGGCGGTTTCCGCTGGCAGGTCTTCAGCAACATGGTGACCACCAAGCTGCTGGAAGCCCAGGCGCAAAAGCTCGGCATCACCATTCCTACCGAGGAATTGCGGGCCGAGATCGCCAAAATTCCGGCTTTCCAGAACGAGTCCAAGCAGTTCGATCCCAAGCGCTACGAGAATCTGCTCAAGGCCAACGACATTGCTCCCGGGGAGTTCGAAGCCGACTTCCGGCAGCAGCTGCTGCTGGAAAAGCTGGCCGCCATGGTCGGGCTGCCGGCCACCGTGGCCGAGTCCGAAGCCCGCGCCATCTTCGATTTCATGCGCGAGCAGGCCGTCATCCACTACATTCCCTTCAGCGCGGCGGATTTCGCCAAGAGCGTGACCATCTCCGACGAGCAGATCAAGACCTATTACGATGCCCGCAAGGATGAATTCGCCACGCCGGCCCAGGTCAAGATCGACTACGTGGAATTCACCCCCAAAGGCATGGCCAAGCCCGCCGAAGTCACCGACGCCGACATCGAGGCCTCTTACAAGGCCAACCCCAAGAAATACGAGCGCCCCGAACAGGTGCGCGTGCGCCACATCCTCATGATCCTGCCGGCGGATGCGCCCAAGGAAGTCGTGGACGCGGCCGAGGCCCGCCTGAAGGCCATGGCCGACAAGGTGCGCCAGGGCGCGGACTTTGCCACGCTTATTCCCAAGGACCCCAACAACGCCGACGGCATCATCGGCGAGGACTGGGCCTGGTTGCCCAAGGGCAGCCTGCCCAAGGAATTCGGGCCGTTCGAAGCGAAGGCTTTTTCGCTCAAGAAGGACGAGGTCAGCGATCCCGTGCGCACGAGCCTTGGCCTGCACCTCATCCAGGGCGGCGAGAAGCAGGCTGGCGGCCAGCGCAGCCTGGCCGAGGTCAAGGACGACATCCGGGCCGAACTGGCCGAACAGCGCGCCGCCGACAAACTGACCAAGGCCCTGGACGCGGTTCAGGAGAAGCTTGCCTCCGGAGAATCCCTGGAAGCCGCCGTGGCCGATGAGAAGGTTGCCATCAAGAGCTCGGCGTTTTTTGCCAAAGAGACGCCTCCGGCCGAACTGGGCCTGTCCGAACCGGCCGTGACCGCCATCTTTGCCCTCAAAAAGGGCCAGACCGCCGACGCCCCCCTGTCCACCCAGGACGGTTTCCTGCTGGTGCGGGCAGCAGACGTCAAGGAAGCCGGCACCGAGCCGCTTGAGGCCGTCAAGGACGTCATCAAGGCCCGCCTGACCGATGACGAGGCCCTGAAGCTGGCCAAGGCCAAGGCCGACGAAGCAGCCAAGGGCATGGAGACCGAGGACGGCCAGAAAAAGATCCTGGCCCAGTACAAGGACAAGATTACGCTCTCGGCCCCGTTTACCCGCCAGGGATTCATCCCGGCCCTGGGCATGGCCCCGGTGCTGGTCCAGACGACCTTTGAGGCCAAGGAGCCGGGCTGGTTCAAGGCGGCCTACGGCGTGTCCGGCGCTTACGTCCTGGCCGGCCTGGACAAGCGCATCCCGGCCGAAGCGGCGCTTTGGGACAAGGAAAAGGAACGCTGGGTGGCCACGCTGACCCAGTCCAAGCAGACCGAACTCTTCCGGGCCTACCTGCAGACCCTGCAGCAGGGCGCCCAGGTGGTTGTCGTCAACGAAGACATCCTGGGACCGCGGCCCAAGGGTGCAGGCGGCCTGCCCGGAGACGCCGGCGGCAAATAG
- a CDS encoding aconitate hydratase, giving the protein MALNLTQKIIKEHLVSGEMTAGAEVALRIDQTLTQDATGTMAYLQFEAIGLPRVRTELSVSYVDHNTLQMGFRNPDDHAYLRTVAAKFGITFSPAGTGICHQLHLENFAKPGKTLVGSDSHTPTAGGVGSMAMGAGGLSVALAMAGEPYVIAMPKVVKIHLTGALPGWATGKDVILHLLGLLTVKGGVGKVMEYAGPGVATLSVPERAVITNMGAELGATTSIFPSDAVTKAFFTAMDRPEDYTPLAADPDATYDEVVEIDLSRLEPLAAAPHMPDRMVRIADLDGLKVDQVCIGSCTNSSYADLKAVAQILAGKRIDPTTDLLISPGSKQVLKMLAAEGLLEPLLDAGARLLECSCGPCIGMGGSPVSAGVSARTFNRNFEGRSGTQDGQVYLVSPQTAAMAALRGAFTDPATWGQAPEKAEFPAMVPSIRHLFLTPPAEGTDVTIQRGPNIAPLPPFTALPDVLEAPVALKVGDDITTDHILPAGAQITALRSNIPAISEYIFSRVDAEFVARIKKLGKGVILGGENYGQGSSREHAALGPRYLGVVAVVAKSMARIHRANLVNFGILPLLLADKADYDRIPAGADIRIDTTAIAPGKACPMTVAGVGDVMVVNDLTAKELDIIKAGGLLNQVRQARA; this is encoded by the coding sequence ATGGCCCTCAATCTGACCCAAAAGATCATCAAGGAGCACCTGGTTTCCGGCGAAATGACCGCCGGGGCCGAAGTCGCTCTTCGCATCGACCAGACGCTCACCCAAGACGCCACCGGCACCATGGCCTACCTCCAGTTCGAGGCCATCGGCCTGCCGCGCGTGCGCACCGAGCTTTCCGTCAGCTATGTCGACCACAACACCTTGCAGATGGGTTTCCGCAACCCCGACGACCACGCCTATCTGCGCACCGTGGCGGCCAAATTCGGCATCACCTTTTCGCCGGCCGGCACCGGCATCTGCCATCAGCTCCATCTGGAAAATTTCGCCAAGCCGGGCAAGACCCTGGTCGGCTCCGACTCCCACACCCCCACCGCCGGCGGCGTGGGTTCCATGGCCATGGGAGCCGGCGGCCTGTCGGTGGCCCTGGCCATGGCCGGCGAACCCTACGTGATCGCCATGCCCAAGGTGGTCAAGATCCACCTGACCGGCGCGCTTCCGGGCTGGGCCACGGGCAAGGACGTGATCCTGCACCTGCTGGGGCTTTTGACCGTCAAAGGGGGCGTCGGCAAGGTCATGGAATACGCCGGACCGGGCGTGGCCACCTTGTCCGTGCCCGAACGGGCCGTCATCACCAACATGGGGGCCGAACTCGGGGCCACCACCTCGATCTTCCCGTCCGACGCCGTGACCAAGGCCTTTTTCACCGCCATGGACCGGCCCGAAGACTACACGCCCCTGGCGGCCGACCCTGACGCGACCTACGACGAGGTGGTGGAAATCGACCTGTCGCGCCTGGAGCCGCTGGCTGCCGCGCCGCACATGCCCGACCGCATGGTCCGCATCGCCGACCTCGACGGCCTGAAGGTCGATCAGGTCTGCATCGGCTCGTGCACCAACTCCTCCTATGCCGACCTCAAAGCCGTGGCCCAGATCCTGGCCGGCAAGCGCATAGATCCGACCACCGACCTGCTCATCTCGCCGGGCTCCAAGCAGGTGCTCAAGATGCTGGCCGCCGAGGGGCTTCTTGAGCCGCTGCTCGACGCCGGGGCGCGGCTGCTGGAGTGCTCCTGCGGTCCCTGCATCGGCATGGGCGGCTCGCCGGTCTCGGCCGGCGTCTCGGCCCGGACGTTCAATCGCAATTTCGAAGGCCGTTCCGGCACCCAGGACGGGCAGGTCTATCTGGTCAGCCCCCAGACCGCAGCCATGGCCGCCCTGCGCGGGGCCTTCACCGATCCGGCCACCTGGGGCCAGGCCCCGGAGAAAGCCGAGTTCCCGGCTATGGTCCCAAGCATCCGCCACCTGTTCCTGACCCCGCCGGCCGAAGGGACGGACGTGACCATCCAGCGCGGCCCCAATATCGCCCCGCTGCCGCCGTTTACCGCCCTGCCGGACGTCCTTGAGGCCCCGGTGGCCCTCAAAGTCGGCGACGACATCACCACCGACCACATCCTGCCGGCCGGCGCCCAGATCACGGCCCTTCGCTCCAACATCCCGGCCATTAGCGAGTACATCTTCAGCCGGGTGGACGCGGAGTTTGTCGCGCGCATCAAAAAACTCGGCAAGGGCGTGATCCTTGGCGGCGAGAACTACGGCCAGGGTTCGAGCCGCGAACATGCCGCCCTTGGCCCCCGCTACCTGGGCGTTGTTGCCGTGGTGGCCAAGTCCATGGCCCGCATCCACCGCGCCAACCTCGTCAACTTCGGCATCCTGCCGCTTTTGCTGGCGGACAAAGCCGACTACGACCGCATCCCGGCCGGAGCCGACATCCGCATCGACACCACGGCCATCGCCCCGGGCAAAGCCTGCCCCATGACCGTGGCCGGCGTCGGCGACGTCATGGTCGTCAACGACCTGACCGCCAAGGAACTCGACATCATCAAAGCTGGCGGCCTGCTCAACCAGGTCCGTCAGGCTCGCGCCTAA
- a CDS encoding nitroreductase family protein yields MDFTDVLLARRAVNFFDPTSEVPEADLDRLLDIAARAPSSFNLQPWRVAVVRDAAQKATLRALAWDQPKVTEAPVILMFLADTEAWKVYSPSFERQFSYLMQSGRYKPEQREEFAAAVTSLYGATPEKSLAFAAKNAAFFAMTFMYAAADAGYVTHPMDGFDHDGVRKAFGIPEHFWIPLLLAVGGLKPGVTVAPPKWRFSADDVRYTLPD; encoded by the coding sequence ATGGATTTTACCGATGTGTTGCTGGCCCGTCGGGCCGTCAACTTCTTTGATCCCACGTCCGAGGTTCCCGAGGCCGACCTGGACCGGCTGTTGGACATTGCCGCGCGCGCTCCCTCCAGCTTCAACCTGCAACCCTGGCGCGTGGCCGTCGTGCGCGATGCAGCCCAAAAAGCCACGTTGCGCGCCCTGGCCTGGGACCAGCCCAAGGTCACCGAGGCCCCGGTGATCCTTATGTTCCTGGCCGACACCGAGGCCTGGAAGGTCTATTCCCCCTCTTTTGAACGGCAATTCTCCTATCTGATGCAGTCCGGGCGCTACAAACCCGAGCAGCGCGAGGAATTCGCCGCTGCCGTGACCAGCCTTTACGGTGCGACTCCGGAAAAATCCCTGGCCTTTGCCGCCAAGAATGCCGCCTTTTTTGCCATGACCTTCATGTATGCCGCAGCCGACGCCGGCTACGTCACCCATCCCATGGACGGCTTTGACCACGACGGCGTCCGCAAGGCCTTTGGCATACCGGAACATTTCTGGATACCGCTGCTTCTGGCCGTGGGCGGCCTCAAGCCCGGCGTCACGGTGGCCCCGCCCAAATGGCGGTTTTCCGCCGACGACGTCCGTTACACCCTGCCCGATTAG
- a CDS encoding YceI family protein, with protein sequence MRIINKSCLIVLALAALCASPSLAQPTGSLLLDQPAPQPAPQPAPPGGGKANAGPANLLLTTTAAPAPAKSEADPVVDGATLDPPHTAATFWIRHIVAPVAGRFDAVSGAIDIPAANPAKGRVAFAVQTASVDTGVAARDTHLRTAEFLDAAAYPAMTFASSRIVPAGKGKVNVTGTLTIKDVAKTVTIPVSLLGSKPHPMMPCVDVTGYEAAFAVNRLEYHVGTGKYFKMGAVGDVTDIRVSGETLAARPGCVKPK encoded by the coding sequence ATGCGCATCATCAACAAATCGTGTCTGATCGTTTTGGCCCTGGCCGCTTTGTGCGCCAGTCCGTCTCTGGCCCAGCCGACTGGCTCGCTGTTGCTTGACCAGCCCGCTCCCCAGCCCGCTCCCCAGCCCGCCCCCCCCGGGGGAGGCAAAGCGAATGCCGGCCCGGCCAATCTCCTCCTGACCACCACGGCCGCGCCGGCCCCGGCCAAATCCGAGGCCGACCCGGTGGTGGACGGCGCGACCCTGGACCCGCCCCATACCGCCGCCACCTTCTGGATCCGCCACATCGTGGCCCCGGTGGCCGGGCGTTTTGACGCCGTCTCCGGCGCTATCGACATTCCGGCCGCCAACCCGGCCAAGGGGCGCGTCGCGTTTGCCGTCCAGACCGCCAGCGTGGACACCGGAGTGGCTGCCCGGGACACCCATCTGCGTACGGCCGAGTTCCTCGATGCGGCCGCCTACCCGGCCATGACCTTCGCCAGCAGCCGCATCGTCCCGGCCGGCAAGGGCAAGGTCAATGTCACGGGCACGCTGACCATAAAGGATGTGGCCAAGACCGTGACCATCCCGGTCAGTCTTCTGGGCTCCAAGCCCCATCCCATGATGCCCTGCGTGGACGTAACCGGGTATGAGGCGGCGTTCGCCGTCAACCGGCTGGAGTACCATGTCGGCACCGGCAAATACTTCAAGATGGGAGCGGTTGGCGACGTCACCGACATCCGGGTCAGCGGCGAGACGCTGGCTGCCCGGCCGGGCTGCGTCAAACCGAAATAA
- a CDS encoding ATP-binding protein yields the protein MKLSRYFLTRSVGGAVLATLVCVNTVLLTLFGIIDYYGEKRRLQEDLRYDLTVVADQLAINLSEPLWFLEKGHVDRLLAGSMQNDRVAAVVVLSPEGNDILAGQGRDRSWRPTPLTTRPAMEHVVVEKRAVYFGDALVGVLEVELTQHFMGEALNRSIILIILRILGLNAALAVILVLVLRRQIIVPLARLERYALRVAQGGSAEDRPGDLHGELGSLARAMEEMVERISAAQRKYRDIFEHATEGIFQTTLDGRLLSANAALAQMIGYESPSAVIEAITDVGAQLYHDSKDREQLLQRLFDHDAVTGFQTRFMRRDKQSIWVLVNIRLVRDPDGRPLYTEGTVTDVTARVRAERRLEILNRHLREAVKERTGRLAVKAAELEAANARLQELDRLKSGFLATVSHDLRTPLTSIMGFAKLITRDFNKFFAPFAPAHDRLARQANRITANLGIIENEGERLTRLINDFLDLSKIEAGRAEWRDTEVDVASALNRAAEAVSADFSAKPEVRFTMSVKDGLPPLCIDPDRLTQVLINLLGNAIKFTDEGAVTLTASADDTVLRVRVSDTGQGIMRESLEKIFDKFHQAQASDTVEENRRRKGTGLGLAICRQIVEHYQGRIWAESELGRGSTFTMELPLTQPTPEPDADGCESRDRA from the coding sequence ATGAAACTTTCGCGCTATTTCCTGACCCGTTCCGTCGGCGGCGCGGTCCTGGCAACGCTTGTGTGCGTCAACACCGTGCTGTTGACGCTCTTTGGCATCATTGATTATTATGGCGAGAAACGCCGCCTTCAGGAAGATCTGCGCTACGATCTGACCGTCGTTGCCGACCAGCTTGCAATCAATCTGAGCGAACCACTGTGGTTTCTGGAAAAAGGGCATGTCGATCGCCTGCTGGCCGGGTCCATGCAAAATGATCGCGTGGCCGCCGTTGTGGTGCTCAGTCCTGAGGGCAACGACATCCTGGCCGGCCAGGGCCGGGACCGCAGTTGGCGGCCCACCCCCCTGACCACCCGGCCGGCCATGGAACACGTGGTGGTCGAAAAGCGTGCCGTCTACTTCGGCGACGCCCTGGTCGGCGTGCTCGAAGTGGAGCTGACCCAGCATTTCATGGGCGAGGCTCTCAATCGATCCATCATTCTGATTATCCTGCGCATTCTCGGACTCAACGCCGCCCTGGCCGTGATCCTCGTCCTGGTGCTGCGACGCCAGATCATCGTGCCCCTGGCCCGCCTGGAGCGTTATGCCCTGCGCGTGGCCCAGGGCGGCAGCGCCGAGGACCGGCCCGGCGACCTGCACGGGGAGTTGGGCAGCCTCGCCCGGGCCATGGAGGAGATGGTGGAGCGCATCTCCGCAGCCCAGCGCAAATACCGCGATATTTTCGAGCACGCCACCGAAGGCATCTTCCAGACCACTCTCGACGGGCGACTGCTCTCGGCCAATGCCGCCCTGGCCCAGATGATCGGCTACGAATCCCCGTCCGCCGTCATTGAGGCCATTACCGACGTCGGCGCCCAACTCTACCATGACAGCAAAGACCGGGAACAACTCCTGCAACGCCTCTTCGACCATGACGCCGTGACCGGGTTCCAGACCCGGTTCATGCGTCGGGACAAGCAGTCCATCTGGGTGCTGGTCAACATCCGTCTGGTGCGCGACCCGGACGGCCGGCCGCTGTACACCGAAGGGACCGTCACCGACGTCACCGCCCGGGTGCGGGCCGAGCGCCGCCTGGAGATCCTAAACCGCCACCTTCGCGAAGCCGTCAAGGAACGGACCGGGCGTCTGGCCGTCAAAGCCGCCGAACTTGAAGCCGCCAACGCCCGGCTCCAGGAGCTCGACCGGCTCAAATCCGGCTTCCTGGCCACCGTCTCCCACGATCTGCGCACCCCGCTGACCTCCATCATGGGGTTTGCCAAGCTCATTACCCGGGATTTCAACAAATTCTTTGCCCCGTTTGCCCCGGCCCACGACCGGCTCGCCCGGCAGGCGAACCGCATCACCGCCAACCTCGGCATCATCGAAAACGAGGGCGAACGCCTCACGAGACTCATAAACGACTTTCTGGACCTGTCCAAAATCGAGGCCGGGCGGGCCGAGTGGCGCGACACCGAGGTGGATGTGGCCAGTGCCCTCAACCGGGCGGCGGAAGCCGTCAGCGCTGATTTTTCGGCCAAACCCGAGGTCCGTTTCACCATGTCCGTAAAGGACGGCCTGCCTCCCCTTTGCATCGACCCCGACCGGCTCACCCAGGTGCTGATCAATCTGCTGGGCAATGCCATCAAGTTCACCGACGAAGGCGCGGTCACCCTGACGGCCAGCGCCGACGACACGGTCCTTCGGGTCCGGGTCTCGGACACCGGCCAGGGCATTATGCGGGAATCGCTGGAAAAGATATTTGACAAGTTCCATCAGGCCCAGGCCAGCGACACGGTCGAGGAAAACCGCCGCCGCAAGGGCACCGGCCTGGGGCTGGCCATTTGCCGCCAGATCGTCGAGCACTACCAGGGCCGCATCTGGGCCGAATCGGAACTCGGCCGCGGCAGCACCTTCACCATGGAACTGCCCCTTACCCAGCCAACGCCCGAACCGGACGCCGACGGGTGCGAAAGCCGGGACAGGGCGTGA